The Algoriphagus sanaruensis genome window below encodes:
- a CDS encoding glycosyltransferase encodes MISFYLFGGVVYAVLLVLLAQSWPKKKLEKPQRAERKSISLVIPFRNEQANGVSLGKQLALIHQHVTEIVLVDDQSTDSSYSLFESFLGQIPNLKLLKSPGIGKKAALDFGISHSKEKFIVTSDADCEFSATWLEALTNPFSNQKVQLVAGPVMTMARDGNLFAKFQQIEWASILLVTQFSFQKSNPLMCSGANLAFRRVAFEEVGGYEGSYQFLSGDDAFLLEKFSSHFGNESCVYVPFREALVSTTSLHFWSELIQQRVRWSSKWNKHGKRHQLTAIIAGLFPAFWIGSLGLLLLGKAGIAGFLILWLLKWLVDFLALSRVLESLEIPCSKTDYLLTSLMHPLYVLLVIFGVLQGKFTWKERDNRSLLNFKPKIKSA; translated from the coding sequence ATGATCAGTTTCTACCTTTTTGGAGGTGTAGTGTATGCAGTGCTATTGGTTTTACTGGCTCAAAGTTGGCCAAAGAAAAAACTTGAAAAGCCTCAAAGGGCTGAAAGGAAAAGCATTTCCCTAGTTATTCCTTTTCGAAATGAACAAGCAAATGGGGTAAGTCTTGGAAAGCAACTAGCACTTATTCATCAGCATGTTACGGAGATTGTTTTGGTGGATGATCAAAGTACAGATAGTTCTTATTCTCTTTTTGAATCTTTTCTCGGACAGATCCCCAACCTAAAACTTCTCAAGAGTCCGGGGATTGGGAAAAAAGCTGCCTTGGACTTTGGGATCAGTCATTCGAAGGAGAAATTTATAGTGACTTCGGATGCTGACTGTGAATTTTCAGCTACTTGGTTGGAGGCATTGACGAACCCTTTTTCAAATCAAAAAGTGCAATTGGTTGCGGGTCCTGTAATGACCATGGCTCGAGATGGAAATCTGTTCGCCAAATTTCAGCAAATCGAGTGGGCGAGTATTCTTTTGGTTACTCAGTTTTCATTTCAGAAGTCAAATCCTTTGATGTGCAGTGGTGCAAATTTGGCTTTTCGAAGAGTGGCTTTTGAGGAGGTTGGGGGCTATGAGGGATCATATCAGTTTTTGTCGGGCGATGATGCGTTTTTATTGGAAAAATTCTCAAGCCATTTTGGTAATGAATCCTGTGTGTATGTTCCCTTTCGCGAAGCGTTGGTCAGCACCACATCCCTTCATTTCTGGTCTGAATTGATTCAACAGCGAGTTCGCTGGTCGAGTAAATGGAATAAGCATGGAAAGAGGCATCAATTGACTGCAATTATTGCCGGGTTATTTCCAGCATTTTGGATAGGGAGTTTAGGTTTGCTGTTACTTGGGAAAGCGGGTATTGCAGGATTTTTGATCCTTTGGTTGTTGAAGTGGTTGGTAGATTTTTTGGCTTTGAGCCGGGTATTGGAAAGCTTAGAAATTCCTTGTTCCAAAACCGATTATTTACTGACAAGTCTCATGCATCCGCTTTATGTTTTACTTGTCATCTTTGGAGTGCTTCAGGGAAAATTCACTTGGAAAGAGAGGGACAATCGAAGTTTGCTTAATTTTAAGCCTAAAATAAAGTCAGCATGA
- the ruvC gene encoding crossover junction endodeoxyribonuclease RuvC, whose amino-acid sequence MTKVQEKPAKEKIILGIDPGTTVMGYGLILTQGKTYKLLQFGVIHLKKYETHELKLKKIFERISGIIEEFTPDSVALEAPFYGANVQSMLKLGRAQGVAMAAALSREIPITEYSPKKVKQSVTGNGNASKEQVAAMLQTLLGIAELPKLLDATDALAVALCHHFHEGRIQTRGRTEGWKSFIEENPNRIKK is encoded by the coding sequence GTGACCAAAGTACAAGAAAAACCCGCGAAAGAAAAGATTATCCTAGGCATTGACCCTGGTACCACAGTGATGGGCTATGGCTTGATTCTCACCCAAGGGAAAACTTACAAACTCCTGCAATTTGGTGTGATACACCTCAAAAAATACGAAACTCACGAACTGAAGCTTAAAAAAATTTTTGAACGAATCAGTGGGATCATTGAGGAATTTACCCCGGATTCGGTCGCTTTGGAAGCCCCATTTTACGGAGCTAACGTACAATCAATGCTCAAACTCGGTCGCGCTCAAGGGGTTGCTATGGCGGCGGCACTTTCCCGCGAAATCCCGATCACAGAATATTCTCCCAAAAAAGTCAAGCAATCAGTCACGGGTAATGGAAACGCTTCCAAGGAACAAGTAGCCGCTATGCTTCAAACTCTTCTAGGCATTGCAGAACTTCCTAAACTCTTGGATGCGACGGATGCACTTGCTGTAGCTCTATGTCATCATTTTCATGAAGGACGAATCCAAACACGTGGACGAACTGAAGGCTGGAAATCGTTCATTGAAGAAAATCCCAACCGCATCAAAAAATAA
- a CDS encoding porin family protein: protein MRKILILVFVFGLSLGVAQAQFGVRAGFNSANFSDTNFDAKSGFHFGAYYTAEGTFVSVEPGMFFSKKGYQGEELGTGRMVDENLSYLDIPVLLRLNILPSVNVFAGPQASLLLAREYQLGDDISNSTDVIRGYDLGGVVGAQARLPFGVNVQANFDFGLSSLNYFNTPVKNQVFKLSLGYTLGGN, encoded by the coding sequence ATGAGAAAGATTTTAATCTTGGTTTTCGTCTTTGGGCTTTCCTTGGGAGTAGCTCAGGCTCAATTTGGAGTACGGGCTGGCTTTAATTCTGCCAACTTTTCGGACACAAATTTTGATGCAAAAAGTGGATTCCATTTTGGTGCTTATTATACCGCAGAGGGAACCTTTGTGTCAGTGGAACCGGGAATGTTTTTCTCCAAAAAGGGCTATCAAGGGGAAGAGCTCGGAACAGGAAGAATGGTGGATGAAAACTTGTCCTATCTTGATATTCCGGTGTTGTTGAGGTTGAATATTCTGCCTTCTGTAAATGTATTCGCAGGTCCTCAAGCTTCCCTTTTACTGGCTAGAGAATACCAGTTGGGAGATGATATTTCTAATTCCACCGATGTGATTCGAGGCTATGATTTGGGAGGTGTAGTAGGTGCGCAAGCCCGACTTCCATTTGGGGTTAATGTTCAGGCGAACTTTGATTTTGGACTGAGCTCCCTGAATTACTTCAATACCCCAGTGAAAAATCAGGTTTTCAAGTTGTCCTTGGGATATACACTTGGAGGAAATTAA
- a CDS encoding Crp/Fnr family transcriptional regulator: MPLLLLNQFPELDQKSKEAFLKKLQIITVERGELLQNEGEICDFLFFVLEGSLRSFHLRDNRDITISFALEQEIATSMHSFITRKNSHELIEPMEKSRIGKISYTDLMGLFDEFPMIERVYRKILEQYYIQLEEQILSVKFKSARDRYLELLETRPKIIQKAAVGQIASYLDMSIETLSRIRGKI; the protein is encoded by the coding sequence ATGCCACTACTTCTACTTAACCAATTTCCTGAATTAGATCAAAAATCAAAAGAAGCATTTTTGAAAAAGCTTCAAATCATCACCGTAGAACGTGGCGAATTGCTTCAAAATGAAGGGGAAATTTGTGATTTCTTATTTTTTGTCCTTGAGGGATCATTACGAAGCTTTCATCTACGGGATAATCGAGACATCACCATTTCTTTTGCGCTCGAACAGGAAATTGCCACTTCTATGCATTCTTTTATTACGCGAAAAAATTCACACGAACTCATTGAGCCTATGGAAAAAAGTCGGATTGGGAAAATTTCCTACACTGACTTGATGGGCCTTTTTGATGAATTCCCGATGATCGAGCGTGTTTATCGAAAAATTCTCGAGCAATATTACATTCAATTGGAAGAGCAAATTCTTTCTGTAAAGTTCAAATCAGCAAGAGATCGCTATTTAGAACTACTTGAAACTCGACCCAAAATTATCCAAAAGGCAGCAGTTGGACAGATCGCCTCCTATTTGGACATGAGTATCGAAACGCTTAGCCGAATTCGGGGTAAAATTTGA
- a CDS encoding parallel beta-helix domain-containing protein, producing the protein MKPNYLHLLFLALVSMIQSCGFETTEQTYDSSLLNRASEEEVEQLVESFILAEDSSTITLPEGFFDIQTQLILDNKTAVKIKGAGMDKTVLSFRNLSSGGEGVKIVGRDIILEDFTIEDAPGDGIKSQHTDGITFRRINVTWTNGEKSKNGTYAIYPVQCKNVLIEECIASHSKDAGIYVGQSENIVVKNSLAFGNVAGIEIENCDNAEVFGNTVRHNSGGILVFNLPGLPKSDGKATKIYDNHVFENNHKNFATPLGEDPNGNTVTMIPPGSGIVLLAAKEVEIFNNKIEHNKTAGISIASYQVTGFPAEAPNWSPYTSSVFVHDNTYLRKGFSLPDFSRELGKLISVYNAHGFGKGQDIIYDGIWDESISSSIDSNPMKICISENMENLRFTRFYLMEGEEHIESFSDFEKFQNCSVTVQTNVNMLAQAK; encoded by the coding sequence ATGAAACCCAATTACCTGCACCTGTTATTCCTTGCTTTGGTCAGTATGATCCAAAGCTGCGGATTTGAAACAACCGAACAAACCTACGATTCTTCGTTACTCAATCGGGCCTCTGAAGAAGAAGTAGAGCAGCTTGTAGAATCATTTATTCTTGCCGAAGACTCGAGCACGATTACCTTGCCAGAGGGATTTTTTGATATTCAAACCCAACTGATTCTAGACAACAAAACAGCAGTCAAAATCAAAGGAGCAGGAATGGACAAAACAGTCCTCTCATTTAGAAACCTAAGCTCAGGGGGCGAGGGAGTTAAGATTGTAGGTCGAGATATTATCCTTGAAGATTTCACCATCGAAGACGCTCCCGGGGATGGCATCAAATCTCAGCATACCGATGGAATCACCTTCAGAAGGATTAATGTCACGTGGACTAATGGAGAAAAATCCAAAAACGGAACCTACGCCATCTATCCTGTTCAATGCAAAAATGTCCTGATCGAGGAGTGCATCGCTTCGCACTCCAAAGATGCGGGCATTTATGTTGGACAATCCGAAAACATCGTGGTTAAAAACTCTCTGGCTTTTGGAAATGTAGCTGGAATTGAAATCGAAAACTGCGACAATGCAGAGGTTTTTGGAAATACTGTGCGACATAACTCAGGTGGAATCTTGGTATTCAACTTACCAGGTCTCCCGAAAAGTGATGGAAAAGCCACCAAGATTTACGACAATCACGTGTTCGAAAACAACCATAAAAACTTTGCCACCCCACTCGGAGAAGATCCAAATGGAAACACTGTGACCATGATTCCACCTGGATCGGGTATTGTACTTTTAGCAGCAAAGGAGGTTGAAATTTTCAACAACAAAATTGAGCATAACAAGACTGCCGGAATCTCAATCGCGAGCTATCAAGTCACTGGATTTCCGGCTGAGGCTCCCAATTGGTCTCCCTACACCTCCAGCGTGTTTGTGCATGACAACACCTATTTGAGAAAAGGCTTTAGCCTTCCGGATTTTTCCAGAGAATTGGGAAAATTAATCAGTGTGTACAATGCCCACGGGTTTGGAAAGGGTCAAGACATCATTTACGACGGCATTTGGGATGAATCTATTTCTTCAAGCATCGATTCTAATCCCATGAAAATCTGTATCAGTGAAAACATGGAAAACCTTCGCTTTACCAGATTTTACCTCATGGAAGGAGAAGAGCATATCGAATCCTTTTCAGATTTTGAAAAATTCCAAAATTGCAGCGTTACCGTGCAAACCAATGTAAACATGCTCGCTCAAGCCAAGTAA
- a CDS encoding SO2930 family diheme c-type cytochrome produces the protein MNRIFVGIAAVILLSLLSYACQSKDEIKTTPVSSRALAPEEANGSFPYRRLSTYGFFEGEMHLLQPSEELLFYAPASSLFTDYARKSRYVYIPEGKKAVLTSSEIQLPEGSILVKNFYYPEEMNKPEGKRRIIETRLFIHEEKGWFAYPYVWNEEQTDAILKIAGGSTEVHFVDEKGKDQVINYVIPNKNQCKSCHNSNEELAPIGIQPKHLNYEGEFGGKRINQLAYWIAEGKLEGNADQLREIRALVNYQDEHQALPDRAMAYLDINCAHCHRPEGPASTSGLFLTFDQRDRLKLGIKKTPVAAGKGAGSFTFDIEPGQPEESIMIHRMNSTEVGVAMPEIGRTTVHQEGVELIKAWISTLK, from the coding sequence ATGAATCGAATTTTTGTAGGAATTGCCGCTGTAATCTTGCTCTCTCTTTTGAGTTATGCCTGCCAAAGCAAGGATGAAATAAAGACAACTCCTGTTAGTTCTCGAGCATTGGCGCCGGAAGAAGCGAATGGATCATTTCCCTATCGTAGATTATCCACCTATGGATTTTTTGAGGGAGAAATGCATCTACTTCAACCGAGCGAGGAGCTTCTCTTTTATGCCCCGGCTTCTTCCCTTTTCACGGATTATGCGCGCAAATCCAGGTACGTATACATTCCAGAGGGAAAAAAAGCAGTTTTAACATCCTCCGAGATCCAACTTCCTGAAGGCTCAATTCTAGTCAAAAACTTCTATTATCCAGAAGAAATGAATAAGCCGGAAGGAAAGCGCCGAATCATTGAAACCCGGCTTTTCATTCATGAGGAAAAAGGTTGGTTTGCCTACCCCTATGTCTGGAACGAGGAACAAACGGATGCCATCCTCAAAATTGCAGGCGGATCTACCGAGGTTCATTTTGTCGATGAAAAAGGAAAAGACCAAGTCATCAATTATGTAATCCCCAACAAAAACCAATGTAAAAGCTGTCATAATTCGAATGAAGAGCTTGCTCCCATCGGAATTCAACCGAAGCATCTCAATTACGAGGGGGAATTTGGAGGAAAAAGAATTAATCAGCTTGCCTACTGGATAGCAGAAGGGAAATTAGAAGGTAATGCCGATCAACTGAGAGAAATTCGTGCTTTGGTCAACTACCAAGACGAGCATCAAGCCTTACCTGATCGAGCCATGGCCTATTTGGACATAAACTGTGCACATTGCCATCGACCCGAAGGACCGGCAAGTACATCTGGCTTGTTCCTCACCTTTGACCAACGTGATCGATTGAAACTTGGGATCAAAAAAACACCCGTAGCCGCGGGAAAAGGAGCAGGGAGCTTCACTTTTGATATAGAGCCCGGACAACCCGAAGAGTCCATTATGATTCATCGCATGAACTCGACCGAAGTGGGGGTTGCTATGCCTGAAATCGGCAGAACCACCGTCCACCAAGAAGGTGTAGAATTGATCAAAGCTTGGATTTCCACTTTAAAATAA
- a CDS encoding alanine racemase, with product MAVLTLNKQKLSENFRFLQDLFETYSVSWGVVSKLLCGNKLFLQELLDLGIKEVHDSRISNLAMVKRLKKDVQTVYIKPVSKKNVSKMVEFADVSLNSELETIRMISEEAGKQGKIHKIIIMVETGDLREGVMGDSLVDFYAEVFELPHIQVIGLGTNLNCLNGVMPSTDKLIQLSLYKQIIELKFGREIPWLSAGTSVTIPLMINHQLPQGINHYRVGETLYFGVDLFEEKVLEGMHGDVFQLEAEIIELQEKPMVPIGVLASNPRGEVTEIDESLYGKTAYRAIVDVGLLDVDPKYLLPNDPELELLGASSDMLILNLGANHQGYAMGGTVTFSLKYMGALSLLNSNYIEKRVV from the coding sequence ATGGCAGTACTGACTTTAAACAAGCAAAAACTCAGTGAAAACTTCCGCTTTTTGCAAGATTTATTTGAGACCTATTCCGTTAGCTGGGGAGTAGTTTCCAAGCTACTTTGTGGGAATAAGCTTTTTCTTCAGGAGCTTTTAGACCTAGGAATTAAGGAGGTTCACGATAGTCGGATTTCTAATTTGGCCATGGTAAAGCGTCTAAAGAAAGACGTGCAAACGGTCTATATCAAGCCTGTTTCAAAAAAGAATGTGTCCAAAATGGTGGAATTCGCCGATGTGAGCCTCAATAGCGAATTAGAAACGATCCGAATGATCAGTGAGGAAGCAGGAAAGCAAGGTAAAATCCATAAAATCATTATTATGGTGGAAACGGGTGATCTTCGTGAAGGGGTCATGGGGGATTCGTTGGTGGATTTTTATGCCGAGGTATTCGAACTGCCCCATATTCAGGTCATAGGCTTGGGGACAAATCTCAATTGCCTCAATGGAGTGATGCCGAGTACGGATAAATTGATCCAGCTTTCTTTGTACAAGCAGATTATTGAACTCAAGTTTGGGCGCGAGATTCCATGGCTTTCCGCGGGTACTTCGGTGACTATTCCTCTTATGATTAACCATCAACTTCCCCAGGGGATCAATCATTATCGGGTAGGGGAAACGCTTTATTTTGGGGTGGATCTGTTTGAGGAAAAGGTCTTGGAAGGGATGCATGGGGATGTGTTTCAGCTTGAAGCAGAGATCATCGAACTCCAAGAGAAGCCGATGGTTCCAATTGGAGTTTTGGCAAGTAATCCTCGTGGAGAAGTGACTGAAATCGATGAATCTTTGTATGGAAAAACGGCATATCGAGCGATTGTTGACGTGGGCCTTTTGGATGTTGATCCCAAATACCTATTACCAAATGATCCGGAATTAGAATTATTAGGAGCTAGTTCAGATATGCTAATTCTTAATCTGGGAGCAAATCACCAAGGGTATGCAATGGGCGGCACAGTAACATTCAGCCTCAAATACATGGGTGCTTTATCCTTGCTCAATTCCAACTACATCGAAAAACGAGTGGTGTAG
- a CDS encoding GNAT family N-acetyltransferase, whose protein sequence is MIKLETLSAIDSATFLQKSEIADFLHLHLGKFGDPKEDIMKCLDYALDPGLHAGGFVILARENHQIVGALVMNKTGMSSYIPENILVYIAVDEKQRGKGIGSKLMDLAIKMANGGIALHVEPDNPARKLYERLGFTNKYLEMRLTRK, encoded by the coding sequence ATGATAAAACTTGAAACTCTCTCCGCAATTGATTCGGCTACCTTTCTGCAGAAAAGTGAAATCGCTGACTTTTTACATCTCCATTTGGGCAAGTTTGGGGATCCCAAAGAGGATATTATGAAGTGTTTGGATTATGCACTTGATCCAGGACTCCATGCGGGGGGCTTTGTGATTTTGGCTCGCGAAAACCATCAAATCGTCGGTGCATTAGTCATGAATAAAACGGGTATGTCGAGTTACATCCCTGAAAATATCCTGGTTTACATCGCCGTGGATGAAAAGCAGCGAGGTAAGGGAATTGGGAGTAAACTGATGGATTTAGCCATCAAAATGGCCAACGGGGGAATTGCACTTCATGTCGAGCCTGATAATCCTGCCAGAAAACTGTATGAGCGATTGGGCTTTACCAATAAATATCTTGAAATGCGATTGACCCGAAAATAA
- a CDS encoding sodium:solute symporter family protein, whose protein sequence is MHFIDLGIFILYMVAMLGVGYFFMQKNSGQDDYYVGGRSIGSWHIGLSVVATDVGGGFSIGLGGLGFAMGISGSWMLFTGLIGAWLAAVLLIPKVKSNPAFARFFTFPQIIGHLFGSRAAQVAAFICFLGYLGFTSSQFLAGAKLASGTFPSLELESALWIMGMIAVIYTVMGGLKAVIYTDTIQWIILLLGLSLIGLPMAYSFVGGWEGIVSTLPPEFFSLTELSWQDLVNWGITIIPIWFVGMTLYQRIFAAKDTRSAQKAWFIAGLFEWPLMAFLGVSLGLLARVAVEQGILLHFSAQLDPEMGLPVLLSQILPPGLLGLMMSAYFSAVLSTADSCLMAASGNFTTDLLSRWFPNLTSQKEILVSQFMTLLIGILAVALAWQMTEVLSLMLYSYAFMVSGLLIPVLAGLFFNQRNETAAVCAMISGGTVTAGLSFSKISLPFGLDPNLFGILSAALAFGIVTYFQKFLNQQKTR, encoded by the coding sequence ATGCATTTTATAGATCTGGGGATCTTCATACTTTATATGGTTGCGATGTTGGGAGTAGGGTATTTTTTCATGCAGAAGAACTCCGGTCAAGATGATTACTATGTAGGGGGAAGATCGATCGGAAGTTGGCATATCGGTCTTTCGGTCGTCGCCACAGATGTCGGAGGTGGATTCTCCATTGGGCTTGGAGGACTTGGGTTTGCTATGGGGATTTCGGGTTCATGGATGCTTTTTACAGGACTAATTGGTGCATGGCTCGCAGCGGTATTGTTGATTCCTAAAGTGAAATCCAATCCGGCATTTGCTCGATTTTTTACTTTTCCGCAGATCATCGGGCATTTATTTGGATCACGAGCTGCTCAGGTTGCTGCATTTATCTGTTTTTTGGGATACTTAGGGTTTACTTCCTCTCAGTTTTTGGCAGGAGCCAAACTGGCCTCAGGGACATTTCCTTCTTTGGAACTTGAATCAGCACTCTGGATCATGGGTATGATAGCCGTCATCTATACGGTTATGGGTGGATTGAAGGCGGTGATCTATACAGATACTATTCAATGGATCATATTGCTTTTGGGACTTTCTTTAATTGGACTGCCGATGGCGTATTCGTTTGTTGGGGGTTGGGAAGGAATCGTCTCTACGCTTCCTCCCGAATTTTTCTCCTTGACGGAGTTGTCTTGGCAAGACCTGGTCAACTGGGGGATAACAATTATTCCCATTTGGTTTGTGGGAATGACGTTATACCAACGAATTTTTGCAGCAAAAGACACACGTTCTGCCCAGAAAGCCTGGTTTATAGCTGGACTTTTTGAATGGCCTTTGATGGCCTTTTTGGGTGTTTCATTGGGGTTATTGGCACGTGTCGCAGTAGAGCAAGGAATTTTACTTCATTTTTCTGCTCAATTAGATCCTGAAATGGGACTCCCGGTATTATTGAGTCAAATTTTGCCTCCAGGACTATTAGGCCTGATGATGTCGGCTTACTTTTCTGCTGTTCTTTCCACCGCAGATTCCTGTTTGATGGCTGCATCTGGAAATTTCACCACTGATTTGTTGAGTCGATGGTTTCCGAATCTTACTTCCCAGAAAGAAATCCTAGTAAGTCAATTTATGACCTTGCTCATTGGAATTCTAGCGGTAGCATTGGCATGGCAAATGACAGAGGTGCTTAGCCTTATGCTTTATTCGTATGCTTTTATGGTCTCTGGCTTATTGATCCCAGTCCTTGCTGGCTTATTTTTCAATCAGCGTAATGAAACTGCAGCAGTTTGTGCTATGATTTCTGGGGGTACGGTCACCGCCGGATTGTCATTTTCTAAAATTTCTTTACCCTTCGGCTTAGACCCCAATCTATTCGGAATCCTTTCGGCAGCCTTGGCTTTTGGCATCGTAACTTATTTTCAAAAATTTCTAAACCAACAAAAAACTAGATGA
- a CDS encoding succinate dehydrogenase/fumarate reductase iron-sulfur subunit — translation MKITLKVWRQKNAADKGGFATYPVDGVSKDMSFLEMMDVLNEQLTEKGEDPVHFDHDCREGICGMCSLYINGKPHGPLQTTTCQLHMRSFNDGETITIEPWRAKAFPVIKDLVVDRSAFDRIIQAGGYVSVNTGGVPDANEIPIPKKIADEAFDAATCIGCGACVAACKNASAMLFTSAKISQLALLPQGQVERKDRAEKMIAQMDAEGFGACTNTGACEAECPKGISLTNIARMNREYFSAVVSSENV, via the coding sequence ATGAAAATCACACTTAAAGTTTGGAGACAAAAAAATGCGGCAGATAAAGGTGGTTTTGCTACCTATCCTGTAGACGGAGTTTCCAAAGACATGTCCTTCTTAGAAATGATGGACGTGCTAAATGAACAACTTACCGAAAAAGGAGAAGATCCGGTGCACTTTGACCATGATTGCCGTGAAGGTATTTGTGGAATGTGTTCCTTATATATTAATGGGAAACCTCATGGTCCATTACAAACGACGACTTGCCAGTTGCACATGCGTTCGTTTAACGATGGAGAGACTATCACCATTGAACCATGGAGAGCGAAGGCTTTCCCAGTAATCAAGGACTTGGTGGTGGATCGATCTGCATTTGATCGAATCATTCAGGCGGGTGGTTATGTCTCTGTAAATACGGGGGGTGTGCCTGATGCCAACGAGATTCCGATTCCAAAGAAAATCGCTGACGAGGCTTTCGATGCTGCGACTTGTATTGGTTGTGGTGCTTGCGTAGCTGCTTGTAAAAATGCTTCAGCTATGCTCTTTACCTCAGCAAAAATTTCTCAGTTGGCACTATTGCCTCAAGGACAAGTTGAGCGTAAGGATCGTGCTGAGAAAATGATTGCCCAAATGGATGCCGAAGGGTTTGGTGCTTGTACAAACACTGGGGCTTGTGAGGCAGAGTGTCCAAAAGGAATTTCTTTGACCAATATTGCACGAATGAACCGCGAGTACTTCTCAGCAGTAGTGAGCAGTGAAAATGTTTAA